From the Halichoerus grypus chromosome 3, mHalGry1.hap1.1, whole genome shotgun sequence genome, one window contains:
- the ANKRD50 gene encoding ankyrin repeat domain-containing protein 50 translates to MTNPWEEKVCKMAQTSLLQGKQFYCREWVFHKLQHCLQEKTNCCNSAVNTPSLVMNSGNNASVVSGKGAAWGVLLVGGPGSGKTALCTELLWPSSPISLQRGLHRQALAFHFCKAQDSDTLCVGGFIRGLVAQICRSGLLQGYEDKLRDPAVQSLLQPGECERNPAEAFKRCVLLPLLGMKPPQHSLYLLVDSVDEGCNITEGEQTSSSLSGTVAELLAGHHEFFPPWLLLLCSARKQSKAVTKMFTGFRKISLDDLRKAYIVKDVQQYILHRLDQEEALRQHLTKETAEMLNQLHIKSSGCFLYLERVLDGVVENFIMLREIRDIPGTLNGLYLWLCQRLFVRKQFAKVQPILNVILAACRPLTITELYHAVWTKNMSLTLEDFQRKLDVLSKLLVDGLGNTKILFHYSFAEWLLDVKHCTQKYLCNAAEGHRMLAMSYTCQAKNLTPLEAQEFALHLINSNLQLETAELALWMIWNGTPVRDSLSTLIPKEQEVLQLLVKAGAHVNSEDDRTSCIVRQALEREDSIRTLLDNGASVNQCDSNGRTLLANAAYSGNLDVVNLLVSRGADLEIEDAHGHTPLTLAARQGHTKVVNCLIGCGANINHTDQDGWTALRSAAWGGHTEVVSALLYAGVKVDCADADSRTALRAAAWGGHEDIVLNLLQHGAEVNKADNEGRTALIAAAYMGHREIVEHLLDHGAEVNHEDVDGRTALSVAALCVPASKGHASVVSLLIDRGAEVDHCDKDGMTPLLVAAYEGHVDVVDLLLEGGADVDHTDNNGRTPLLAAASMGHASVVNTLLFWGAAVDSIDSEGRTVLSIASAQGNVEVVRTLLDRGLDENHRDDAGWTPLHMAAFEGHRLICEALIEQGARTNEIDNDGRIPFILASQEGHYDCVQILLENKSNIDQRGYDGRNALRVAALEGHRDIVELLFSHGADVNYKDADGRPTLYILALENQLTMAEYFLENGANVEASDAEGRTALHVSCWQGHLEMVQVLITYHADINAADNEKRSALQSAAWQGHVKVVQLLIEHGAIVDHTCNQGATALCIAAQEGHIDVVQVLLEHGADPNHADQFGRTAMRVAAKNGHSQIIKLLEKYGASSLNGCSPSPVHTMEQKPLQSVSSKMQSLTIKSNSSGSTGGGDMQPSLRGLPNGPAHAFSSPSESPDSTVDRQKSSLSNNSLKSSKNSSLRTTSSTATAQTVPIDSFHNLSFTEQIQQHSLPRSRSRQSIVSPSSTTQSLGQSHNSPSSEFEWSQVKPSLKSTKTNKGGKSENSSKSGAAGKKAKQNNSSQPKVLEYEMTQFDKRGLTAKSGTSVPPKQISAESQCKIMVPSTQQEIGRSQQQFLIHQQSGEQKKRNGIMTNPNYHLQSNQVFLGRVSVPRTIQDRGHQEVLEGYPSSETELSLKQALKLQIEGSDPSFNYKKETPL, encoded by the exons ATGACTAATCCTTGGGAAGAGAAAGTCTGCAAAATGGCTCAAACGAGTTTACTGCAGGGGAAGCAGTTTTACTGTAGGGAGTGGGTTTTCCACAAGCTTCAGCATTGCCTCCAGGAGAAAACCAACTGCTGCAATAGTGCTGTCAACACACCGTCCCTTGTAATGAATTCTGGGAATAATGCTAGTGTTGTCTCTGGAAAAGGAGCTGCCTGGGGTGTGTTGTTGGTAGGAGGGCCTGGCAGTGGCAAGACAGCCCTATGTACTGAGCTGTTGTGGCCAAGTTCACCTATAAGCTTGCAGAGAGGTTTACATCGCCAGGCTTTGGCCTTTCATTTCTGCAAAGCCCAGGACTCTGATACTTTGTGTGTTGGAGGGTTTATTAGAGGTCTAGTTGCCCAGATCTGCCGCAGTGGACTACTCCAAGGATATGAGGATAAGCTAAGGGATCCAGCAGTCCAAAGCCTCTTACAGCCTGGAGAATGTGAAAGGAACCCAGCTGAAGCATTTAAAAG ATGTGTTCTGCTCCCTCTGTTGGGAATGAAGCCTCCCCAGCACAGCCTGTATCTGCTTGTTGATTCTGTTGACGAAGGGTGTAACATTACTGAAGGTGAACAGACGTCTAGCAGCTTATCTGGAACGGTTGCAGAGCTTTTAGCTGGGCACCATGAGTTCTTTCCACCATGGCTATTACTTCTGTGTTCTGCCCGAAAACAGAGTAAGGCTGTTACTAAGATGTTTACCG gTTTTCGAAAAATAAGCTTAGATGACCTTCGGAAGGCATATATTGTTAAGGATGTTCAGCAGTATATCCTTCATCGTTTAGATCAGGAAGAAGCTTTGCGACAACACCTCACAAAAGAAACTGCAGAGATGTTAAATCAACTGCACATTAAAAGCAGTGGATGCTTTCTTTATCTAGAACGAGTTCTAGATGGAGTTgtagaaaattttattatgttaagagaGATTCGTGACATCCCAGGAACTCTAAATGGTCTCTATCTCTGGCTGTGTCAGAGACTTTTTGTAAGGAAACAGTTTGCAAAAGTTCAGCCCATTTTGAATGTGATTCTTGCAGCCTGCCGGCCTTTGACCATAACGGAATTATATCATGCGGTATGGACCAAAAATATGTCATTAACCTTGGAAGACTTTCAACGTAAGTTAGATGTCCTCTCCAAACTTCTTGTTGATGGACTAGGAAATACTAAAATACTATTCCACTATAGTTTTGCAGAGTGGCTTCTGGATGTGAAACACTGCACTCAGAAGTATTTATGTAATGCAGCAGAAGGACACAGAATGTTGGCTATGAGTTATACCTGTCAAGCCAAGAATTTAACACCATTGGAAGCACAAGAATTTGCATTGCATTTAATTAATTCAAACTTACAGTTAGAGACAGCTGAGTTAGCTCTCTGGATGATATGGAATGGTACACCTGTCAGAGATTCCCTGTCTACTTTAATACCCAAGGAACAAGAAGTGCTACAGCTGTTGGTTAAAGCTGGTGCTCACGTCAACAGTGAAGATGATCGCACATCGTGCATAGTCCGACAAGCTTTGGAAAGAGAGGATTCCATTCGGACATTATTAGATAATGGAGCTTCGGTAAATCAGTGTGATTCAAATGGGAGAACATTATTAGCTAATGCGGCATACAGTGGCAATCTTGATGTAGTGAATTTACTTGTCTCCAGGGGAGCAGATTTAGAGATCGAAGATGCGCATGGACATACACCACTTACCCTAGCTGCTAGACAAGGACATACCAAGGTGGTTAATTGTTTGATTGGGTGTGGTGCAAATATTAATCATACTGATCAAGATGGTTGGACAGCATTAAGATCTGCTGCTTGGGGTGGCCATACCGAGGTAGTTTCTGCACTACTTTATGCAGGTGTAAAAGTGGATTGTGCAGATGCTGATAGCCGAACAGCTTTGAGAGCAGCAGCTTGGGGAGGACATGAGGATATTGTACTGAATTTGCTACAACACGGTGCTGAAGTCAACAAAGCTGATAATGAAGGCAGAACTGCGCTGATAGCAGCAGCATACATGGGCCATAGAGAAATTGTGGAACACCTCCTGGATCACGGAGCAGAAGTGAATCATGAGGATGTTGATGGCAGGACTGCACTCTCTGTAGCTGCACTTTGTGTGCCTGCAAGTAAAGGACATGCATCAGTTGTTAGTCTTTTAATTGATCGAGGTGCTGAAGTAGATCATTGTGATAAAGATGGCATGACTCCACTGCTGGTAGCTGCCTATGAAGGACACGTCGATGTGGTTGACTTGCTTCTAGAAGGGGGAGCAGATGTAGACCACACAGATAACAATGGTCGGACACCCCTCTTAGCAGCAGCTTCTATGGGCCATGCCTCAGTTGTAAACACACTTTTGTTTTGGGGTGCAGCTGTGGATAGCATCGATAGTGAAGGTAGGACAGTCCTCAGCATAGCTTCAGCCCAAGGAAATGTTGAGGTAGTACGTACTCTCCTGGATAGAGGGTTAGATGAAAATCACAGAGATGATGCCGGATGGACACCTTTGCATATGGCAGCTTTTGAAGGTCACAGGTTAATATGTGAAGCACTTATTGAACAAGGTGCTAGAACAAATGAGATCGATAACGATGGACGAATACCTTTCATATTGGCTTCGCAAGAGGGTCATTATGATTGTGTCCAAATATTATTGGAAAATAAATCCAACATTGATCAAAGAGGTTATGATGGGAGAAATGCACTGCGGGTTGCTGCATTAGAAGGGCATAGGGACATTGTTGAATTACTCTTTAGCCATGGAGCTGATGTTAACTACAAAGATGCTGATGGGAGGCCTACGCTTTATATTTTGGCCTTAGAAAACCAACTTACAATGGCTGAGTATTTTCTAGAAAATGGTGCAAATGTAGAAGCAAGTGATGCCGAAGGAAGGACAGCACTTCATGTTTCCTGCTGGCAAGGCCATTTGGAAATGGTGCAGGTTCTGATAACCTACCATGCTGACATCAATGCTGCCGACAATGAAAAGCGATCTGCTTTGCAGTCTGCAGCTTGGCAGGGCCACGTAAAAGTGGTTCAGCTTCTGATCGAGCATGGTGCCATAGTTGACCATACATGTAATCAGGGTGCAACTGCGCTCTGTATTGCAGCCCAGGAAGGGCACATTGATGTTGTGCAGGTTTTATTAGAGCACGGTGCTGATCCAAACCATGCTGATCAATTTGGACGCACAGCTATGCGTGTTGCAGCCAAAAACGGAcattctcaaataattaaattattagaaaaatatggTGCATCTAGTTTGAACGGCTGTTCCCCATCTCCTGTTCATACAATGGAGCAAAAACCTCTGCAGTCGGTGTCTTCAAAAATGCAATCATTAACAATCAAATCAAATAGTTCTGGCAGTACTGGTGGAGGGGACATGCAGCCTTCATTGCGTGGTTTACCTAATGGGCCAGCTCATGCATTCAGTTCTCCTTCAGAATCTCCAGATTCTACAGTCGATCGTCAGAAGTCGTCGTTGTCAAATAATTCCCTGAAAAGCTCGAAAAATTCATCTTTGAGAACTACATCATCCACAGCAACGGCTCAAACAGTGCCAATTGATAGCTTTCATAACCTGTCATTTACAGAACAAATTCAGCAGCATTCGTTGCCACGCAGTAGAAGTCGACAGTCAATTGTGTCCCCATCTTCCACGACGCAATCCTTGGGACAGAGCCATAATTCACCAAGTAGTGAATTTGAGTGGAGTCAGGTAAAACCCAGCTTGAAGTCaactaaaacaaataaaggggggaaatcagaaaatTCCAGCAAATCTGGGGCAGCTGGgaaaaaagctaaacaaaataaTTCTTCACAGCCAAAGGTTTTAGAATATGAAATGACTCAGTTTGATAAAAGAGGGCTGACGGCCAAATCCGGGACTAGTGTGCCACCTAAACAAATATCGGCAGAATCTCAGTGCAAAATTATGGTACCTTCAACTCAGCAAGAAATTGGTCGATCTCAACAGCAATTTCTCATTCATCAACAAAGTGgggagcagaagaagagaaatgggaTAATGACCAATCCAAATTACCATCTTCAGAGCAACCAGGTTTTTCTTGGTAGGGTTTCGGTCCCACGGACAATCCAAGACAGGGGGCATCAGGAAGTGTTAGAAGGATATCCTTCCTCCGAGACGGAATTAAGCCTTAAACAAGCCCTGAAGCTTCAGATTGAGGGTTCTGACCCTAGCTTCAACTATAAAAAGGAAACACCATTATAA